One stretch of Kwoniella newhampshirensis strain CBS 13917 chromosome 5, whole genome shotgun sequence DNA includes these proteins:
- a CDS encoding mitochondrial import inner membrane translocase subunit TIM10, with protein MSFLFGGGNRSVEGSVDPAKIEMAMAELDMITDVFNRLVTSCHTKCISSTPNNHRYIEGELLKGESVCIDRCTAKFFEVNKKVGERMSAMGNAAQSSGTFGR; from the exons atgagttTCCTATTTGGCGGCGGCA ACCGATCGGTCGAAGGGTCAGTCGACCCGGCCAAGATTGAGATGGCAATGGCTGAGCTTG ATATGATCACCGACGTTTT TAACCGACTTGTCACTTCCTGTCACACCAAATGTATCTCCTCCACGCCCAACAACCACCGATATATCGAAGGTGAACTGctgaagggagagagcgTGTGTATCGATAGATGTACTGCCAAGTtcttcgag GTCAACAAGAAGGTCGGAGAGAGAATGTCTGCGATGGGTAACGCTGCTCAAAGTAGCGGTACTTTCGGCAGATAA